In the genome of Anabaena cylindrica PCC 7122, the window AACAATTCGGGGAATGCGGATTACTGTGGGCTTTGTCTTGAAATTGCTGGCCAGTAACCTTTCGGTTCAGGAAGTTTTAGCAGCTTATCCAGAATTAGAGGATGAAGATATCCGACAGGCGCTTAACTACGCTG includes:
- a CDS encoding DUF433 domain-containing protein produces the protein MLAQLDRITVNPNVCLGQPTIRGMRITVGFVLKLLASNLSVQEVLAAYPELEDEDIRQALNYAAWTVSDKIVSIPSA